TAGATGGAGCCTTCTCCATGTGGTTCAGCCTTGGCATCAAATCATTCAATGATTTGTATATTGACGGCACGTTTGCATAGTTCCAACAAATCTCAGCTAAATTCCACCTTCTGAATAATAATTTCTTTAGATATCTATAAGTGAGCACCTTTGTTCGTGACATGACCACTCAATTCCCCACTCTTTCTGTGGGCCCTCCCACTGATGCATTTTTCACACCATCTCCAACAGTAAAAGGCATTATTTCTTATAGTTATGATGAAATTTACTCTCTTCACAATCCTTAATTCGCAGCTATTAAAACTTTATGGGAACAAGATCTAGGTGAtgagtttgctgatgacacatgGGGAGATATTCTGTACCGTGTCCACTCCTCTTCTATTTGTGCCAAACAGGGTTTGATCCAATGCAAAATGTTACACCGCACTCACTGGACTAAATGCAGGCTTTCTAAGATCTATCCTGATGTCCACCCTGTTTGCGACAGGTGTTGGCTAGCTGCTGCTTCATTAATACATGTTTTGGTCCTGCTCTGGTCCTAGCTTTTTGTGAGTTGGTTGGCAGGAAGGTTGATTTTACTCATATGGACtatgccctctcctccctctcattttGTGTGGATTAAAGATATCTTACACTTTAGTAAATTGGAGAAGATAAAATTTACCCTACAGGATTCTTCTGACAAATTCTACTGAATGTGGCAAACGTTCTTTACCTATGTAGAGACACTGCAATTTCCCTCTACTCTACAGTAAACTGCCTACCTAAGAGTTATTTAATTGATCTACCTTTGTGAGTGTTTAATATTAgcctgtattattattattattattctatctCTGCAGAGGACGGACCCTCAGCTCCTGGCCCAGTTCTACTATGCTGATGAGGAGCTTAACCAAGTGGCCACAGAACTGGAcagcctggatggcaggaaagACCCTCAAAGGTGTACTCTACTGGTCAACCAGTTCAGATCCTGTCAGGTAAGAATCGAAAGGAACTGACACTGGTTGATTTGAATACCCTCGGATTAGGGCCACAATTCTATAGCAAGTCTTTTATAGTTTAGTTTCGCTATGTTTCTAATTTCTTTGACTTCAAACTCCATCAATTAATACAAATCCATCAGACATTTTATGAGGTAATTCTATAACCCCTTTTTGACAGCGAGAACTTAAATAATCCACCATGCCAAGCAAAGTGAGTGATAGTTCAAGTATTGAAGTTTCCAGCAGATTCTGTTAAAGCGACATGCTTTTGAGTTAAGAGGATCATTATTTTTACTCCTAAGTGGAGTTTGAACTGCAAAATGGCTGATATTGGATGGCTAATATGGTAGCGGTTATATGATTGGATGGGCCCTTAAATCAAGCCAGCTCACAGTGACAAGGTGAGATAAGGAGTCACTCGGGGTGGAAGCAGTTGATTCTCATgtcacattttgttgttgttttgatagCCTTTATCAGGTTGTGAGTAGGTTGTGTTGCTGTTATCTAGGTCAGGACTGAAGCCTTGGATGAGTGACTTCTTTGGAAGGCTTTTATCTAGAGATAGGCTATCATGACACCTAGTTTGATGTTTTCAGGCAGTATGGGGTCAGAGTGAATGGTTGAatgtcaggttgttgttgtatGACTTGATATGTTAATGTTATGTAGATCCACTATAGGATATTAACCTGCTTGACAGGAGCTTAAGCTTATCTGGCTCACAAAGTACTGTATTTGTCTCTGTCTGAGACCTGTCACATGACCGATGGTAGGCCATTGTGTCGTTTTGGAGTCAGGGGACTTTGACATTTATATACCATTCATCCTCCATATATGTGAGAGTTAGGTGATGCGTGTGGGGTCGGGACTGTGTGAGTTGAAGGCTGCCATGCTGCTGCCTGCTGGTGTGATGTTCAGGGGGCAGACTGAGAGATCGTTAGCAGGCCTACCACCATAAATGAGCCTAGTGCACCCAGGGCCCTGGGGGGGGGAAGCTCCTAATAAGGTCACTGCTTGAACCCCAACTGCTTTTCCTCTCTCCTAtttttcatctctctccatcgctcccacccacccacctcctcGCTCCCTTTCTCCATTCCATGCTCTCATTGTCCCTCCTATCTTTTTCCTTTGCTCGCTTCATTGTCaccttaaagatgcactatgcagaaatcgctagCAATCGCTCgcaatagtttgcctaatttcactTAGAACAGatataccgcttcttagacttagtttcaatgagtgacagatctataacacacacTTCTATTTGGTCGGGGTCACCCAAATAGCTTCCTATTGCAGCTTTAAATTGACCACGCCCTGCTGTGGTCTGTATGTTAGTTTTGCATTGTGATGTGCTTCGTAAACTGAAAGAAAGGCTTTTAGCTGACTGACTGCAGGACATGTTCAGCAACTGAGAATTATAATTCCTGGTTTGGCTCTTTCCATATCTCCCCTAAAGGAAAATAACAATGCTTCAGGGAGCTGAGCTGCCTCTTGTTCTCTCAGTCAGTGTTTTGTTTACACACTCAGTTATGGGAAACATGACTTTCACTTTTAATATATTTGGAATACTATTAAATCCCATGGTTACAAAATTATTTTGGTGTAGGCTATCTTGTGAAGACAAAACACAATGTTACCAGCAAGCTttcataataccctgtataccTGAGACGTCCAGAATGGAAGGCAAATGGTCTGAGCAAAGCCAAACCTAGAGGGTAGGAGTGTAGAGAGTGCAAGCTCTCTATTCTGCAGCTACTCTAGGTATCATCCCAATGTCATGTTCTGTGATGAGGGCTGATAGTGGTCAAGATTAGCCCTTGCTGTAGTGTACCACACATGGCCAAGACATACATAGTACTGCAATAAAGGAGTCGGTGGTTAAGCTTTTTAATCTTTCTCCTTGAGGGCAGCAGAGACTCACTGATGTTCCTGACCAgattacagtgagagagagagagagagagagagagagagagagagagagagagagagagagagagagagagagagagagagagagagagagagagagagagagagtctgtctaGGCGTGAATGGCTCATTGTAACTCATTGTTATAACTGTTGTACATGCCAGCGCTACACAAGCTGTTGATTAGCTCTCgctgtgtgtgccagtgtgtgtgcacCGCTGCAATTATGGGATTTAGTTTAGTGTTTTTTATTGAGGGGGAATTAAGATGTGACTGAGGGCTATAATGGGCCATTCTGGGCAAGGGCCTGTAATTGTTTTCAGCCTGTTTCCTGTTTAAAGGGATTCTCCGGCACAGTTGGATacctttttagccagtagttttgaaagtagcGCTCATGAGTCAAAAGTGGTCCCTGAAAATGGCATACTATGTCACGTACAATATGTGCACCacgtctctctttctcgctctgctGTGGGTGCATCTTGTGCATATTGCTAGCTGTCAATCATATGGCGAGGGGCTGAAGCTAATTGGTTAAACTGAATTGCTAGGTCGCTGGCCCACGTGTGGGAAAATGGCGCAGCACAGATTTCAGAAAAACAGTTGCTTTCAAACTAGGAATTTCGTAGCAAATTGAGGTAAGAGTAATtttgctcatagattatgcatatgaactacacattgacacatccagcccaaagtggGAAGTTAAAAAAATAATTACTAGTCGCCAAAGGTCCGGAACATGTCTTCGAGACACTACATGTAGGGGGTGATATTTAGTTAGTGGATTTACAGGGGTAGTTTGTAACATTATtagaaaatgtgtgtttttttgctcTGTTTCCAGTCATTCACTCAACAGAAACATATATATTGACTGCCCTTTTTCATTCAGTATGTTTATTCACAAATGTATTCAATTTCTTTTCCTGTCACTCTCCATGTGTCTGCAGGACAACGTGTTGAACATTATCAACCAGATCATGGATGAATGTATCCCTGATGACCGAGCCAACAGAGACTTCTGTGTCAAGTTCCCAGAGGAGATTCGCCATGACAACCTGGCAGGACAGCTGTGGTTTGGGGctgaggtactgtactgtatgcccTCCAGTATCATCTCACATCACAATAACTATAGGCACTCTTAAAGAAGTCATGCCCGTTTACTGTCTTTTTCCTATCTGTCTTTTTCCTATCACTATGTAAAGGTGTATCGTTATATAGCCTAACTCATTATTCCTTGTGTTAATCAGTTGCACATAGACAACGAGTCTTaatgagactaacctggataaataaGTTTAGGTTACGACCGTAACCCCGGTTCTCTGATAGTATGAGTCTGTTCTGACTAGATCATGAAGACCCACCAGAAATGGGAGGAACAACTTTAATGCGAGGGACACTGTAAGGAGGTCCAGGCAGTTTATGTCCGGTGTTTCCAGAGGTGCAGTGCTACCATGCAGTCTATGGAGATCTGTACATGTGATGTTTGTGACATATTGGGCTCAGACCTAGAGAAGAGACCCAGCGTTGAAACCCTCTCATATTCTTAATGGGGTGACTACTCAAGCCGATGCCATCAAACCTAGCAGCCTCAGGCATGTTTTGAAAGAGACTAGGTTCCCTCTGAGAAACAGTTTTAGGCAAAATTGGAATGTACTTATACGTTTCACTGAAAGGCGAGCTTTGAATGATACCGAATCTAGGATTAAACCTAGGAAAGAGATTGCCAATTGTTCCAATTGTAGCTGACTGTGTTCTAAGACCTCTTGTCTCAATTGCTTGCACAACAGACAATTatctatctacagttgaagtcggaagtttacatacacttagattggagtcattaaaactcgtttttcaaccactacacaaatttcttgttaacaaactatagttttggcaagtctgttaggacatctactttgtgcatgacacaagtaatttttccaacaattgtttacgcacaggttatttcacttataattcactgtatcacaattccagtgggtcagaagtttacatacactaagttgactgtgcctttaaacagcttgggaaattccagattgtcatggctttagaagcttctgatagactcaggaaggagacgtgttttgtctcttagagatgaacgaaaagtgcaaatcaatcccagaacaacagcaaatgtgtcactttctgaccttagttccttggggtgggcagtctaggttcttttttctatgatttgggatttctgtgtttggcctggtatggttctcaatcagaggcagctgtcaatcgttttccctgattgagaaccatactttggtagcctgttttcacccttgagctGTGGGTGATCGTTTTCTGTTGAGTATTGGTATcagcaccagacagaactgtttcggttttgttcgttcactttattgtttttgttcagtgttcatttacTTTATTAAAAAGATGGACACTTAcatgctgcgcattggtcctcaccttcttccaccaacaacggtcgtgacagaatcacccaccaaccaaggaccaagcagcgtggtatcggGCAGCAGCGAGATCTGGACTATGTGACAACTTGGGACGAAATAGAAAGGtggtcggtcgacccagggagagtgccggagcccgcacctttggggggtgggggggtactgtcacgttctgaccttagttcctttgttttgtctttgttttagtatggtcagggcgtgagttggagtgggcagtctatgttcttttttctatgatttgggatttctgtgtttggcatggtatggttctcaatcagaggcagctgtcaatcgttgtccctgatttagaaccatacttaggaagccttttttcacccttgagttgtgggtgattttttttctgttgagtgttggtatctgcaccagacagaaccgtgttctctttattgtttttgttcagtgttcatttactttattaaaaagatggacacttaccatgctgtgcattggtcctcaccttcttccaccaacaacggCCGTGACAAAatgaccctgtgaagatgcttgaggaaacgggagcaaaagtatctatatccacagtaaaacaagttctatatcgacataacctgaaaggccgctcagcaaggaagaagccactgctccaaaactgccatataaaagcctgactacggtttgcaactgcacatggggacgaagattgtactttttggagaagtgtcctctggtctgatgaaacaaaaatagaactgtttggccataatgaccatcgttatgtttggagggaagcactctggtggcagcatcgtgttgtgggggtgctttgctgcaggagggactggtgcacttcacataatagatggcgggaaaattatgtggatatattgaagcaacatctcaagacatcagtcaggaagttaaacttGGTCgccaatgggtcttccaaatgaacaatgaccccaatcatacttccaaaattgACTTAAGGACaaggtcacttttgaatgctggcggtgctttcactctagtggtagcatgagacggagtctacaacccacacaagtggctcaggtagtgcagctcatccaggatgggacatcaatgcgagctgtggcaagaaggtttgctgtgtctgtcagcgtagtgtccagagcatggaggcgctaccaggagtcaggccagtacatcaggagacatggaggagggcGTAGGagtgcaacaacccagcagcaggaggaCCGCTACATCCGCCTTTGTgcgaggaggagcaggaggagcactgccagagccctgcaaaatgacctccagcaggccacaaatgtgcatgtgtctgctcaaacagtcagaaacagactccatgagggtggtatgagggcctgacgtccacaggtgggggttgtgcttacagcccaacacgtgcaggacgtttggcatttgccagagaacaccaagaactgacaaattcgccactggcgccctgtgctcttcacagatgaaagcaggttcacactgagcacatgacagacgtgacagagtctggagacgctgcggagaacgttctgctgcctgcaacatcctccagcatgaccggtttggcggtgggtcagtcatggtgtggggtgtcatttctttggggggccgcacagccctccatgtgcccgcaagaggtagcctgactgccattaggtaccgagatgagatcctcagaccccttgtgagaccatatgctggtgcggttggccctgggttcctgctaatgcaagacaatgctagacctcatgtggctggagtgtgtcagcagttcctgcaagaggaaggcattgatgctatggactggcccgcccgttccccagacctgaatccacttgatcacatctgggacatcatgtctcgctccatccaccaacgccacgttgcaccacagactgtccaggagttggcggatgctttagtccaggtctgggaggagatcccccaggagaccatccgccacctcatcaggagcatgcccaggcattgtagggaggtcatacaggcacatggaggccacacacactactgagcctcattttgacttgttttaaggacattacatcaaagttggatcagcctgtagtgtggttttccactttaattttgagtgtgactccaaatccagacctccatgggttgataaatttgatttccattgatcatttttgtgtgattttgttgtcagcacattcaactatgtaaagaaaaaagtatttaataagaatatttcattcattcagatctaggatgtgttattttagtgttcccttaatttttttgagcagtgtattttaatgaaatatCACTGGACACAGAAAACAAAAGGAACAAGAGAAATAAATGAAAACCGACAGTCCTGTgtggaacaaacactgacacagaaaaataatcacccacaaaacacaggtgggaaaggctacctaagtatgattctcaatcagagacaacgaacgacacctgcctctgattgagaaccataccaggccaaacacataaacacaacatagaaaaaataacagacctacccaccccaactcacgccctgaccaaactaaaacaaagacataacaaaggaactaaggtcagaacgtgacactaaaacagggaatttttacttggattaaatgtatttggctaaggtgtatgtaaacttccgacttcaactgtacatcatcAGCCAAATGCCCCTCTCTCTGAGTGGGGCTATGGCTGCCTCGGCACACTTCGTAAAGACACAAGGTGACAGTGAGAGTCCGAAAGGGAGTCCCAGAAAAGTGAATCTGAGAAATTTCTTGTGAGGAGGGTATATTGAGATGTGAAAGTAAGCGTCCTTCAAGTCGACGAATACGAACCAATCGCCTGGTCGCACAGAACGTAGCAGAGCAGTGTGTGTCAACATTCTGAACATGTACTTTCTCATGTGCCTGTTCAGAACACGTAGATCTAGGATCGGGCGTATGCCGCCCCCCTTTTTTGGAACCTGGAAATATCTTGAGTAAAAACCGCAGTGGCTTTGCTCGGGAGGAACAATTGTTATTGCCCTTTTCCCTATTAGCGATGTGATTTCCTCCCGGAGTACACACGCTGATTCCTGAGTGTATATGATTCCATTGAATTGAGGCGGGGTGACAGCGAATTCTAGTCTGTATTCCCTGTCTATCGTGCCCTGTACCCAGTTTGACACTGCTCATGCCAACCAGTTCTCTCTCCGTTCCAAGAGAGGGCTGACCGGGCTTCCCCCCACgttcagccaatcatggctggtGTAGTGTAATAAAGGCTTCAGACGAATACGCTGGAGAAGTATCCCATAAGTGAAATAGAGAAACGAATACTTGAAAGAGAACTGTTAAATAACACAagtcattctctctccatctctgtgtgtaGTGTCTGGCTGCAGGCTCCATCATCATGAACAGGGAGATCGAGAGTATGGCCATGAGGCCTCTAGCCAAGGACCTGACCCATAGTCTGGAGGAAGTCCGAAACATCACGAGAGACCAGGCCCTCAGAGACCTCAACTTCTACACCGACCGCATGAGGGACGCGCTACGCCACTTCGACAGCCTCTTTGCTGAGTTTGAGCTCAGGTAGCTATAGGACATCAACATCTTTAGCTTTTggacatcatcaacaacaacatattTGACTGTATTTACGTATTTTGTTTTGCACAATTCCCTATATCTCCTCTTCTGTCAGCTATGTGTCAGCCATGGTGCCTGTGAAGTCTCCCAAAGAATACTATGTTCAGCAGGAGGTGATTGTGCTCTTCTGTGAGACTGTGGATAGGTGAGTCGTATGCAGGGGCAACAGAGGAATAGAGACGAGTGATGTCACAGGAGATGCAGGGTTTAGTACATTTTTTAAGTGGTTGGCCAATATTATTTCACATCCTCTCGtctctgttgtttttgtctcaGGGCGCTCAAGCTGGGCTATCTCAGCCAAGACATGATCGATGACTATGAACCCGCTCTGATGTTTACAATCCCCAGACTAGCCATTGTGTGGTAAGtgttttctcctctgtctcaatCTTCCTCTTCTTTCTAGAAGTCTCTGATACTAATAACATGTTAtaatccccctgtctctccctcagtgGTCTGGTGGTGTACGGTGAAGGTCCACTCAACCTGGATAGGaaaccagaggacatgtctgaGCTCCTCCGGCCTTTTCGCACTTTACTGAAGAAGATCAGGTACCGTTAAGAGGATACACATATAGATTGTCCTCTGTATTTAATCATAGAAAATAGCTCTGTCATTCACAACAATCTTTTGAACATCAGTCTCAAGAACCTGGGCAAACAATCTAAAGGTCATGGGCCACTACCATCCTCATTGAGTGATCATTTTAGGCTGGTAAGTATGTTGTTACGGTTGTGTTATTCCCATAGGGACCTGCTGCAGACCCTGTCAGAGGAGGAGTTGTTGACGCTGGAGCGGAGCCTTTGTATCTCTCAGGACGGGGAGTTCCCCTTGGTCCCTGAGtgcccacccacacccaccccaACCCCTACCATAGCCCCAGACCTCCCTTCATCCAGCAGCCCCACCAGCGACACTGGTGAGGAGGGgagcgaggaggagagagtgCAGCAACAGGAGGTGCTGTCTCTGTGCATCTCCCAcatccaggaggaggaggacagggagtggGAGGAGGTGAAGCGGGCGAGGGAGCAGGGTTCTCTgtgtgaggaggtggaggaggcagACCTGGCCTGCTCCATGCAATATGATGAGGAAGAGATCGAACAGCTCAACATGATGGTGTACCGTGTGGGGGATGAGATGTCCACGCTGCTGTCCCCTCCCAGCCAGGGCCAGTCCCCGGCCCACCGCCCCAACAGAGGGGGCTCCAGCGGGGGTTCCAGCACCGAGGCCTCCCCCCTCCGGTTCCTGGTGGGCCGGGGACGGACAGGTCTCTACcatgaggaggaggacagagtttTCTTCATGGAGGACCTGGACGCAGGAGGGGACATTGTGACCAGCAGCCGTTTGACCTCGCCTTCCAAAGCCCCTCAGCCCTCCTTGCCTCAGCCCCACAGACCTGGCCTCCTGACAGACTCAACCAGGAATGGCTGGTCCACTGATGCTCAGTCAGATCCGTCCCAGCAGCCCCAAAACATGCCCCCACAGTGCCCAAACACCAAGCGACCAGGCCCCACCCCCGGCCTGGAGCCCTTGCCCTACACTAACAGCTGGGAGGTGGGCCTGGAGGGGGGTGAGACTGCTGAAGTCATTGCACACCGTATGGGAGGGATGAAGCTCTCGGCCACGGTCATCTTCAATCCCGGCTCCCCCAGCCTGACTGAGCTGGCTGTGGACAAGCTGCTCCTGCCCcgcccccccctctcctcagctACAGAGCCCTGCGGCCCCCTGGTGGCCACCCACTGCCTGCTCAACTCCTGTGTCTGCTGTGGCAGCTGTGAAGACGGCCATGATGACACCCTCACCATGGACAACACAGGGCTGGGGATGGACCTGGGGTTGGACAAACACTGCAAGCCCCATCCACCACACAGCTCTGTCATCCAGTCCTCTGCCTGTCGCCTGGCCTCCTCAGGACACAACTTACATAGGAAGGGGGACTCTCCCCCACAGCTGACGCCCCCCTCCTCCCGCTGCTCCTTAGAGCCTCCtccaggggaggaggaaggggaccaGCGCTGTGACAAGTGCCTGGTGGTGGTGGCCCCGGGATCTCAGCAGGGCCTGGGCCAGGACAGCAGCCCCAATGGAGTAAGGGGAGCCCCAGAGCCCTGTGTCCACCAGTGGAGGACAGTGAGGAGGCCTCAGGCCAGCGGGGGAAGGGACAGGACgggaaccagacagacagacggggagtccaaggaagagaacaagaagaacacTAGGTATGATCATATGTACTATAGGTGTGTGTTTGGGTGATGTATTATCAGCGCTCCCCTTCAAAGCAGGTAGGCCTCAACAACAGTCATTTACATATCTGTGGAAAGCAAacttcctccatgtctctctggctAATTGAACCAGGATCTTGTCATCCACTTGTTGTTTTATGTTCTAGTTGCTATTTGCACTTGGCTTTATGCTACTTTTGTGCCTATCATAATGTTCACAGATCCCGTTTTATGTTGCCCATATGTTATcggtttattattttatttaatgaTTTATTCCCAGTTCTTTCCAGGACTCTCCTCTCAGCTCAGTCTCCAGTAGTGACTGTGAGAGTGTGTCTGTCACCACATGTAGTCTGTCCAGCAGTGCTTACACAGCCAGGTAACCGCTggccgtgtgtgtgtttctgtttcgtACATCCCCATGTTACAGCTTATGTTAGTACTATAACCCTTGTCCATCTCTATTTCACTCACTTTGAGATTGAAATCAACCAAAACCCCTATAGTACGATGCATATTCAAGTGCAGTACACAAAATGCTGGTGAACAGTGTTTCTGTGTTTATAACAATGACAATATGAcagtacctcctctctccctccatcctccctctcccttcactggatctctctctcccgttctcactctctctcttgcacgtgcgctccccctctctcctccagccctgtcAGCAGTCTTACCACGAGCTCAGGGACGTCAGAGGATCTGGACCACCATGAGATCCAGCTGGCCCTGCAGGCTGCTAAGATGGCCGCCAGGAACAAGATCCGCTCGCGCTTCCACAGCAGCAGTGACCTCATCCACCGCCTCTTCGTCTGCATATCGGGTAtgacacactccctctctctctgagggtATGACTATCTGTCCAAGGATATTACTCTCCAAGGGTATAGCTGTGGTTTGATG
Above is a genomic segment from Oncorhynchus gorbuscha isolate QuinsamMale2020 ecotype Even-year linkage group LG10, OgorEven_v1.0, whole genome shotgun sequence containing:
- the zfyve28 gene encoding lateral signaling target protein 2 homolog isoform X3; this encodes MNRFRKWLYKPKRTDPQLLAQFYYADEELNQVATELDSLDGRKDPQRCTLLVNQFRSCQDNVLNIINQIMDECIPDDRANRDFCVKFPEEIRHDNLAGQLWFGAECLAAGSIIMNREIESMAMRPLAKDLTHSLEEVRNITRDQALRDLNFYTDRMRDALRHFDSLFAEFELSYVSAMVPVKSPKEYYVQQEVIVLFCETVDRALKLGYLSQDMIDDYEPALMFTIPRLAIVCGLVVYGEGPLNLDRKPEDMSELLRPFRTLLKKIRDLLQTLSEEELLTLERSLCISQDGEFPLVPECPPTPTPTPTIAPDLPSSSSPTSDTGEEGSEEERVQQQEVLSLCISHIQEEEDREWEEVKRAREQGSLCEEVEEADLACSMQYDEEEIEQLNMMVYRVGDEMSTLLSPPSQGQSPAHRPNRGGSSGGSSTEASPLRFLVGRGRTGLYHEEEDRVFFMEDLDAGGDIVTSSRLTSPSKAPQPSLPQPHRPGLLTDSTRNGWSTDAQSDPSQQPQNMPPQCPNTKRPGPTPGLEPLPYTNSWEVGLEGGETAEVIAHRMGGMKLSATVIFNPGSPSLTELAVDKLLLPRPPLSSATEPCGPLVATHCLLNSCVCCGSCEDGHDDTLTMDNTGLGMDLGLDKHCKPHPPHSSVIQSSACRLASSGHNLHRKGDSPPQLTPPSSRCSLEPPPGEEEGDQRCDKCLVVVAPGSQQGLGQDSSPNGVRGAPEPCVHQWRTVRRPQASGGRDRTGTRQTDGESKEENKKNTSPVSSLTTSSGTSEDLDHHEIQLALQAAKMAARNKIRSRFHSSSDLIHRLFVCISGVADQLQTNYAADLRSILKTLFEVMATSEQGDNDKQKAGPGLRSAMLEDCALCQETISSSELAAKAREEQFEDPPDWVPDEECDSCITCKAPFTVIRRKHHCRSCGKIFCSRCSSHSAPLPRYGQVKPVRVCTHCYMFHVTPFYSDKTGI
- the zfyve28 gene encoding lateral signaling target protein 2 homolog isoform X1, with amino-acid sequence MNRFRKWLYKPKRTDPQLLAQFYYADEELNQVATELDSLDGRKDPQRCTLLVNQFRSCQDNVLNIINQIMDECIPDDRANRDFCVKFPEEIRHDNLAGQLWFGAECLAAGSIIMNREIESMAMRPLAKDLTHSLEEVRNITRDQALRDLNFYTDRMRDALRHFDSLFAEFELSYVSAMVPVKSPKEYYVQQEVIVLFCETVDRALKLGYLSQDMIDDYEPALMFTIPRLAIVCGLVVYGEGPLNLDRKPEDMSELLRPFRTLLKKIRDLLQTLSEEELLTLERSLCISQDGEFPLVPECPPTPTPTPTIAPDLPSSSSPTSDTGEEGSEEERVQQQEVLSLCISHIQEEEDREWEEVKRAREQGSLCEEVEEADLACSMQYDEEEIEQLNMMVYRVGDEMSTLLSPPSQGQSPAHRPNRGGSSGGSSTEASPLRFLVGRGRTGLYHEEEDRVFFMEDLDAGGDIVTSSRLTSPSKAPQPSLPQPHRPGLLTDSTRNGWSTDAQSDPSQQPQNMPPQCPNTKRPGPTPGLEPLPYTNSWEVGLEGGETAEVIAHRMGGMKLSATVIFNPGSPSLTELAVDKLLLPRPPLSSATEPCGPLVATHCLLNSCVCCGSCEDGHDDTLTMDNTGLGMDLGLDKHCKPHPPHSSVIQSSACRLASSGHNLHRKGDSPPQLTPPSSRCSLEPPPGEEEGDQRCDKCLVVVAPGSQQGLGQDSSPNGVRGAPEPCVHQWRTVRRPQASGGRDRTGTRQTDGESKEENKKNTSSFQDSPLSSVSSSDCESVSVTTCSLSSSAYTASPVSSLTTSSGTSEDLDHHEIQLALQAAKMAARNKIRSRFHSSSDLIHRLFVCISGVADQLQTNYAADLRSILKTLFEVMATSEQGDNDKQKAGPGLRSAMLEDCALCQETISSSELAAKAREEQFEDPPDWVPDEECDSCITCKAPFTVIRRKHHCRSCGKIFCSRCSSHSAPLPRYGQVKPVRVCTHCYMFHVTPFYSDKTGI
- the zfyve28 gene encoding lateral signaling target protein 2 homolog isoform X2, with amino-acid sequence MNRFRKWLYKPKRTDPQLLAQFYYADEELNQVATELDSLDGRKDPQRCTLLVNQFRSCQDNVLNIINQIMDECIPDDRANRDFCVKFPEEIRHDNLAGQLWFGAECLAAGSIIMNREIESMAMRPLAKDLTHSLEEVRNITRDQALRDLNFYTDRMRDALRHFDSLFAEFELSYVSAMVPVKSPKEYYVQQEVIVLFCETVDRALKLGYLSQDMIDDYEPALMFTIPRLAIVCGLVVYGEGPLNLDRKPEDMSELLRPFRTLLKKIRDLLQTLSEEELLTLERSLCISQDGEFPLVPECPPTPTPTPTIAPDLPSSSSPTSDTGEEGSEEERVQQQEVLSLCISHIQEEEDREWEEVKRAREQGSLCEEVEEADLACSMQYDEEEIEQLNMMVYRVGDEMSTLLSPPSQGQSPAHRPNRGGSSGGSSTEASPLRFLVGRGRTGLYHEEEDRVFFMEDLDAGGDIVTSSRLTSPSKAPQPSLPQPHRPGLLTDSTRNGWSTDAQSDPSQQPQNMPPQCPNTKRPGPTPGLEPLPYTNSWEVGLEGGETAEVIAHRMGGMKLSATVIFNPGSPSLTELAVDKLLLPRPPLSSATEPCGPLVATHCLLNSCVCCGSCEDGHDDTLTMDNTGLGMDLGLDKHCKPHPPHSSVIQSSACRLASSGHNLHRKGDSPPQLTPPSSRCSLEPPPGEEEGDQRCDKCLVVVAPGSQQGLGQDSSPNGVRGAPEPCVHQWRTVRRPQASGGRDRTGTRQTDGESKEENKKNTSSFQDSPLSSVSSSDCESVSVTTCSLSSSAYTASPVSSLTTSSGTSEDLDHHEIQLALQAAKMAARNKIRSRFHSSSDLIHRLFVCISGVADQLQTNYAADLRSILKTLFEVMATSEQGDNDKQKGPGLRSAMLEDCALCQETISSSELAAKAREEQFEDPPDWVPDEECDSCITCKAPFTVIRRKHHCRSCGKIFCSRCSSHSAPLPRYGQVKPVRVCTHCYMFHVTPFYSDKTGI